GTCGACGCCGGCGGCGACGTCCCCGGCGAGGCCCTCCTCGGCGGCGCCGCCGGCGGCGTCGGGGTCCACGCCGAACGCCGCGTCGACGCGGTCGCGCGCGGCCCGGGTGTCGTCCGGCTCCGTCTCGGCGGGGTTGCCCGCGTACAGCCGCACCGCCTCGCGCGGGTCGTTGCGAGCGATCGCGAGCCCGACGACGTGGGTGACCGGCCGCCGGCTGCCGAAGCGCTGCTGGCCGAAGTAGTTCGGGACGCCGACGGTCGCCTCGGCGGGCGCGTCCTCGGTGTCGGATGCGTCGCCCTCGTCGCCCGCGAACGCCCGGAGGTCACGGACTGTCTCGGCGACGCGCTCGGGCGCCTCCGCGACCGCGTCGGCGACCCGGATCTCGAAGGCGTTGCCGGCGAGGTCGCCGAAGGAGAGCCGCCGCCCCGCCCGGCCGAGCGGCTCGATGTCGGCGCCGCGGATCGCGGGGAGGTCGTCCGGGTCGACCTCGCGGAGGGTGAACAGCTGCGTCGTGACCGCGCGCTTGTCCTTCGTGCCGGCCCACGAGACGCGCTCGCGGCTGATCCCGAGCGCGTCGGAGATCCGGCGCGCGAAGTCGTTCGTGTCCCAGTCGCGCAGCGTGACGCGGACGACCAACTCGGGGTAGCTCCCGCGGTCGGCGCCCAGCGGCTCCGGGTCGAACGCCTCCAGCTCGCGGACCCGGAAGTCCTCGGGAGACTCACGGAGCCGGCCGCCGATCCCGTCGGCGTCGCTGACGTAGTAGTCCATGCCGACCGCGCGCTCGGTCGGGTGCGCCTCGCGGAGGGCGTGTTCGGGGGCCATCTAGTACAGCGAGAGGTCGCCGGTCACGCGGTCGACGCTGTCGTCGCGGGCGGGGCCGACCGCGAGCGCGGTGACGGTCCCCGGCTCCAGCTGCGTGTGGCCCGCGTCCCGGACGATGGCGTACGGGAGCCCCTCCTTGTCCGCCTTGTCGGCCAGCTCGAACAGCTGGCTCTCGGAGTCGCCCTTCAGCACGACCTTCTTCTGTCCCTCGCCCTGCCACTTCTTCCGGGCGCGGCGCCCCGCGTCCTGGTACGCCGACAGCGACGCGTGCGCGACCTGCGCGGCGAGCTTCCCCTCGCCCATGCCGATGTCCGTCCGGGCGACGATGGCCTGTTTCATGTCCCGAACCACCGCCGCCGCGGGTTTAGCGCTTTGCTCTCGACCGGACCGGCGGCTGACCGGGCGGACCGAAAGATGCCAGAGGAGAAATTCGAGCCGCGGGGCGGTCGACCGACCTCAGTCGTCGGCGGGCGAGGCGCCGCCAGAGGCGGAGCCGAGGCCCGAGGCCATCTTGGCGACCGTCCGCTCGTTGTCGACGACCCACCGCAGCAGGAGGAACGCGAAGAGGTACTTCGCGACGATGTCCATCCCGCTGTAGGCCCACGAGGTGACGGCGACGTCGAGCACCGCGAACCCCTCGGCGCCGAGCGCCCAGAAGATCGGGTAGCCGAGCCAGAGGACCACGGTGAGCACCTTCAGCGTGTTGAAGATCTCGGCGGTTCCGGCGACCTCGGCGTCCTCCGCCCACTCGGCGAGCAGGATGTAGAGAACGACGGCGAAGAACGCGCAGCTGATGGCGTACCACACCCAGCGCAGCATGTAGGAGGACGTGGTCAGCGCGGCCGCGAGGCCGGTGACGCACATCCCGACGTCGGCCACGACGGCCGTGAACAGCTTCGTCAGATTCGATCCGGCGAGCAGACCGAGCGCGATGAGGATCATCGGTGTCGACAGCGCCCACGTGAGATACCGGCCCCACGGCGTGAGCACCTCCTGGCCGGCCAGCGCGTGTCCGGCCGGCATCTCGAGGAAGCTCACCGTGAGCCCGGAGACGAGCCCGGTGTAGCTGGAGATGGACACCAGCGGCACCATCAGCGTGGCGACGAAGATCAGCTGGGCGCGGGGGTCATCCACGTTCCTCCCCATGTACACGAACAGGAGGATCGAGAGGCCCGCGAGGGCGATGTTTATCCAGAGCGACGCGCTCAGGAGCGCGTCGTCCCGAATCGCCTGGAACGCGTCGGCTTGGGTCATTTGGAGCGGGACCGTTCCGCTTGCGAGTAGGTCGGCCGCGGCTGTTTCGATCATGCGACGTCCGCGGGTAGGCGTCGACCTCAGTAAACGTCCAAACCTGACGAGTAAGGGTTTTCTGACGGATTTCGATCTCAGACCGGATAGTTCGAAATGTTCCGATTCGTAAAATCGATCGTGGACGATCGTTTTCCGCGGATCTCCATCAGCGCCCGACCTTCGGGAGCCAGTCGGGGGGAGGGCGGCCGGCGACGACCGCTGCGACCGCGGCACGGGGAGGAGCGGTCCCGTCCGCGTCATCGCGTGGGCGAGCCCGAGCGATTCCCACGCGGTGGGGCGAACCGCGATATTGAAACGACCGAGGCCCCGAGGTGGGGTATGCAACGGAGACGGTTCCTCCGACGGGTCGGTGCGGCCGGCGTCGGGACCGGAGCGACCGCCGCCCTCGCCGGCTGCGCCGGCGTCGGCGGCGACCCCGGCTACGACGTCGGGATGCTCGCGTCCGCCTACCGCCCCGCGGAGCTGACCGTGTCGGTCGGCGACACCGTCGTCTGGGAGAACACGAGCTCGCGGGCGCACACGGTGACCGCCTACGAGGCGGCGATCCCGGACGCGGCCGACTACTTCGCCTCCGGCGGCTACGACGACGAGGAGACCGCCCGCGAGGCGTGGGCGTCCGACTTCGGCGGCGGGCTGGAGAGCGGCGACCGCTACTCGCACACCTTCGAGGTCGCCGGGCGCTACGACTACGTCTGCATCCCGCACGAGACCGGCGGGATGTACGCGACCGTCTTCGTGGAGGAGTGATGCGCCGGAGCCTTCCCGGCCGATCCGACCCGCGACCGACGAAACCCATTACCGCCCGCGACGCCAAGACGCGGTAACACACGCCCATGGACATCTCGACGCTTCTGGGGACCGACGTCCTGCTGTTCCTCGCCATCGGGCTGCTCGGCGGCGCCCACTGCATCGGCATGTGCGGCCCGCTCGTGACGGTGTACGCCGGCCGGATGCGAGAAGGCGGCGGCCGGACCGACGGCGGCGCGGCGAGCGGCGGGACCGGCGGCGCCGCGTCCGCGGCTTCCGACCGCCGCGGGAGTCACCTCACGACCTACGAGGTCCGCCAGCACGCGCTGTTCAACCTCGGCCGCGCGGCGAGCTACGCGACCATCGGGACGGCGCTCGGCGCGCTCGGCGGTGTCGTTCTCGTTACGACGGCGACGCTGACGGGCGCGGCAGAGGTCGTCCGGGGCGTCGTCGGCCTCGGGGTCGGCGCGGCCGTGATCCTCGTCGGCGTCCGGTACGCGCTCGGCGGCGCGACCGGCGGGGTCCACCTCCCCGGGCTCGAACGGGTCACCGGCTGGCTCACCGGCCACGTCGACCGGCTCGCGAACGGGCCCGGCATCGTCGCGCTTGGCACGGTCCACGGACTCTTACCCTGTCCGATCCTCTACCCGGCGTACCTCTACGCGTTCGCCAGCGGCTCGGCGGTGAGCGGAGGGATCGCGCTCGCGGCGCTCGGGGTCGGCACGATGCCCGCGGTGTTCCTCTACGGCACCGTGATCGAGGGCGTCGACGCGGTCCACCGGCGCCGGATCCACCGGCTGCTCGGCGTCGCGTTCGTCGCGCTCGGCTACGTCCTGTTCGCGCACGGGCTGATGTCGGTCGGGATCCACGTGCCGCACCCGCGGCTCCCGTTCTGGAACCCGCTCGACGCCGGGATGGGGGGGATGTGACGATGGCGGCCGACTGCACCCTCTGTGAGCTCCCGACCGACGGCGTCGACGTGACCGACGACGCGGGCAACGAGTTCTGCTGTCCCGGCTGCCGGGACGTGTACGCGGCCCTCGGCGACGCCGACGTGGACGCCGACGCGGTGCGCGAGCGGCGCCGCGCCGATGAGGGAGACGGGGAGAGCGCGGACGAGGGGTCCCGCACCGACGTCCCCCCCGACCACGAGGCGACGTTCCTCGAGGTCGACGGGATGCACTGCGCGACCTGCGAGGCGTTCATCGAGGCGGTCGCGACCCGGACCGAGGGCGTCAGCGACGCGAGCGCGAGCTACGTGACTGACACCGTCCGGATCGACCACGACCCGGGGTCGGTCTCGACCGACGACCTCTCGGAGGCGGTCAGCGGCCTCGGTTACAGCGCGTACCCCCGCGACGACGCCTTCTCGCGCCGGCAGGCCGACAACATGGCGACGGCGCGGCTCGCGGCCGGCGTCATGGTCGGGATGGCGGTCATGCTGCAGTACATCGTCATCATCTACCCGACGTACTTCGCGTTCCCGTTCTACAACGAGCGCACCCTGGAGTACCTCAACCAGGCGATGTCGTCGACGTCGGGGACGTACTTCTTCATCGTGATCGCGGCCCTGACGACCGTCGTCCTGTTTTTCACCGGCAAGCCGATACTGCGTGGCGCCTACGTCAGCGCGAAGACCAGGTCGCCGAACATGGACCTGCTCGTCGCCATCGCGGCGGTGAGCGCGTACGTCTACAGCACGCTCGCGGTGATCTTCGTCGAGTCGCCGTCGATCTACTACGACGTGACGGTCGCGATAATCGTGATCGTCACCGTCGGGAACGGCTACGAGGACTCGATCAAGAAGCGCGCGACGGAGCTCCTCTCCGATCTCACCGCGGTGCAGGTCGACAGCGCTCGGCGGCTGACCGCCGGCGGCGACGCGCCCGACGCGGCCGCCGCCGAGACCGAGGAGGTCGCCATCGACGCGCTCGAACCCGACGACCGCCTGCTCGTGCGCGCCGGCGAGCGCGTCCCGGTCGACGGCGCGGTCGTCGCCGGCGACGCCGCGGTCGACGAGTCCGTCGTCACCGGCGAGTCGATGCCGGTCCGGAAGACCGCCGGCGACGACGTGGTCGGGGGATCGGTGGTCGCGGACGGCTCGCTGACGGTCGCGGTCGGCCCGGACGCGAGCTCCAGCCTCGACCGCGTCGCGGAGCTCGTCTGGGACCTCCAGAGCGGAAACCACGGCGTCCAGAAGCTCGCCGACCGGCTCGCGACCGTCTTCGTGCCGGTCGTCCTCGCGGTCGCGATCGTCGCCGCCGCCGCGAACCTCGCGCTCGGCAACGGCGTGACGGAGGCGATGCTCGTCGGACTCACGGTGCTCATCGTCTCGTGTCCGTGCGCGCTCGGGCTCGCCACCCCGCTCGCGGTCGCCGCGGGGATCCGCGACGCGCTGGAGCGGTCGATCGTGATCTTCGACGACACCGTCTTCGAGCGGGTGCGCGACGCGGAAACCGTCGTCTTCGACAAGACGGGGACGCTCACCACCGGCGAGATGGAGCTGATCGCGGCCGACGTCGACGACGACTTGCTCCGGCTCGCCGCCGCGTTAGAGGAGCGCTCGGCCCACCCGGTCGGGCGGGCCATCGCCGCGGCGCGGGCGAGCGGGGGGTCTCGGGGCGAACCGGACGCGTCGCCCGCCACCGCCGCGGTCGCCGACGGCGGGACTGCCGAGTCGACGGCGGCCGCCGACGAGCCCGCGGGCGCGGGCGGCGGCGACGCCGGAAACGCGACGGACGCGCTCGCGGTCGCCGACTTCGAGAGCCACGCCCGCGGCGTCTCCGGGACGGTCGACGGGACCGACGTCGTCGTCGGCCACCCCGCACTGTTCGACGAGCGCGGCTGGACCGTCCCCGACGAGATCCGGCGGGCGGTCACCGAGGCGCGCGACGTGGGTCGCGTCCCCGTCGCGGTGGGGCGCGACGGCGCCGCCGAGGGCGTCGTCGTGGTCGGCGACGAGCTGCGCGAGGGGTGGGAAGAGACGGTGACCGCGCTCGACGACTCGGGCGTCGACGTGGTCGTGCTGACGGGCGACGACGAGCGCGCGGCGACCGTCTTCGAGGAGCACGAGGCGGTCGCCTCGGTGTTCGCGGGCGTCCCGCCGGAGGGGAAGGCCGAGACGATCGAGCGCCTGAAGGCGAGCGGGCTCACGGTGATGGTCGGCGACGGGACCAACGACGCGCCCGCGCTCGCCGCGGCTGACCTCGGGATCGCGCTCGGCGGCGGCACGGCGATGGCGGCCGACGCCGCCGACGTGGCGATCGTCGACGACGACCTCGGCTCGGTCGCGACCGTCTTCGAGCTCTCGCGGGCGGCCGGCCGGCGCGTGAAGGGGAACATCGGCTGGGCGTTCCTGTACAACGCGGTCGCCATCCCGCTCGCGGTGACCGGCCTCCTCAACCCGCTTTTCGCCGCGGTCGCGATGGGTACCTCGAGCCTGCTCGTCGTGACGAACTCCTCGCGGGCGCTGCTGGACGACGACTGACCGGGAACGAACTCCGGTTTGGTCGCGGCGGGCGCGGCCGGGACCCCCGTCCCCGCGCTCCCCCGCCCGGCCCGCCGCGACCGCAACCGACTTTCCCCTCACGCGACTACCCACTACCATGTCACAGCGACAGCAGTCCTTCGACGTCTCGACCCGCGACGGGATGCCCGTCCTCGGGCTCGGCACGTGGGAGAACGACGAGCCCGCTCAGTGTACGGAATCGGTGACGACGGCGCTGGAGACCGGTTACCGCCACATCGACACGGCCCAGATCTACGGCAACGAGGCCGCCGTCGGCGACGGGATCGCCGCGGCCGACGTCGACCGCGACGACGTCTTCCTCGCGACGAAGGTGTGGATCGACCAGCTCGCGCCCGAGGACGTGGTCGCGTCCACCCGCGAGAGCTTAGAGAAGCTCGGCACCGACTACGTCGACCTGCTGTACGTCCACTGGCCGGCGGGCGCGTACGACCCCGCGGAGACGCTGCCCGCGTTCGCGGAGCTCCGCGACGACGGCCTGATCGACCGGATCGGCGTCTCGAACTTCGAGCCGCACCACCTCGACGCCGCGACCGACGCCCTCGGCGAGGCGCCGTTCGCGAACCAGGTGGAGATGCACCCTCTGCTCCGGCAGGAGGAGCTCCGGGAGTACGCCGACGCCAACGGCGTCGAGCTCGTCGCCTACTCCCCGCTCGCCCGCGGGAACGTGCTCGACGACCCGGCGATCACCCACATCGCCGAGAAGCACGGCGTCAGCGCCGCGCAGGTGAGCCTCGCGTGGCTCCGCGAGAAGGGCGTCACCGCCATCCCGAAGGCGACGGGCGAGGACCACATCGCCGACAACTGGGCGAGCCTCGGGCTCGACCTGGACGACGAGGACGTCGAGGAGATCGACACGCTCGGCCGGACCGACCGCCAGCTGAACCCGGACTTCGGTCCAGACTGGGAGTAGCGTTCGCTTCGAGCGCGACGGGGCGCCGCGTCTCGTCGCCCCGTCAGTCGACGACCCGAGTGAGAGTGATCGCGATCTCGTTTCCGCGGTCGGGGCCGGACTCCACCGCGACGCTGCCGTTCGAGAGCTCCACGCTCCAGTAGACGAGCCAGAACCCCAGCCCGCTGCTGTGGTACACGTCGGTCATGCCGTGGTCGCCCGTGAGCACGTCGGCCTCGACGGCCGGGATCGGCGGGTGGTCGTCCCGGACGACGACCTCCGCGCCGGCCTGCGTCCGGCGGAGGGAAACGCTCACCGTCGGATCGACGCCGTCGGCGTGTCGGACCGCGTTCCCCAACAGTTCGGTCACCGCGGCCCGGAGCTCCGGACGCCCCTCGACCGCGACCGGCTCCGGCGTCTCGACCTCGATCGAGGCGTCCGGATACCGGTCCCGGACGGTCTCGACGCAGTCGGCGACCGCCTCGCGGAGCTCGACCCGCTCGCACTCCTGTTTCCCGGTGATGAGGTCGATGATGTCGCGTTCCTTCTCGGCGGTCTCGAGGAGCTGCTCGCCGACACGACGGATCACGGCGGTGTGCTCGGTCGACTCCGGCACCGACGACTCGAGGAGCTCCGCCGTGCCGAGGATGACGTTGAGGTCGTTCCGGAGGTTGTGCCGGAGGAGATTGTCCATCACGACCAGCTGGCGCTCGCGCCGCCGCCGGTCGGTGACGTCCTTGGTGAACCCCGTGATGCGGACGACCTCGCCGTCGTCTTCGATCGGTTCCGCCTGCACCCAGACCCACCGGTTGTAGTTCTCTTCGGGGTTCACCCGGTACTCCATGTCGACCGACGCCCCGGCGGCGATCCGTTCCATCGCCGCTTCGACCGCCGGGACGTCGTCCGGGTGGATCGCGTCGAGAAACCGCTGCGGATCCTCCTCGAGCTCCTCGATCGACCCGCCGTATATCTCCTCGTACGAGGGGTTCACGAACAGCACCTCCGTCCAGTCGGCGTCGAACATCCACAACACGTCGCCCGAGACGGCCGCGATCTCCCGGAGGTGCGAGGCCGTCTCCGCGTGGTCTCGCTCGGCCCGCACCCGGTCGGTGACGTCGCGGGAGCTGACGACGTACCCGTCGAGCGCGTCGTCGGTGAGGTTCGACATGCGGCTCTCCAGCCAGACCCACGAGCCGTCCGCGGTCCGGTGCCGGTACTCGACCGTCTCCTCGGCGAACCCGTCACTCGTTATCGTTCTGTCGAAGGCGCCGCGGGCCGCCTCCCGGTCCTCCGGGTGGACGTACTCGAAGGCGTTCCCGCCGACGAGCTCCTCGGGGGAGAATCCGAGGATCCGTTCCGCGGCCCCGTTGACGTAGGTGAATCGCCCCGCCTCGTCCAGCAGGGCGATCTTGTCCTGCGCCTGGTCGAGCAGGAGGCCGAGCGGCTCGGACCCGTTCATTTCTTCGTGGTCTTTCGCGCGGGAACATAACGGTCACGGCGGTGCGCGCGTCCCGTTTCGCGTCCGACTACGGGAGCCGCCTCAGACGTGCTCCGAGAGGAAGTCGACGACCTCGCGGTACGCCTCGATGCGGTTCTCCAGCTTCGAGAAGCCGTGCCCCTCGTCGTCGAAGATCAGCTTGCGGACCGGGACGCCCTGCTCGCGCGCCTCCTCGACGATCTGCTCGGCCTCGCCCACGGGGACTCGCGGGTCGTTCGCGCCGTGGAGGACGAACAGCGGGGACTCGATCCGCTCGATGTTGTTGATCGGCGAGATAGACTCTAAGAACTCCCGGTCCTCGTCGAGCGAGCCGTACTCGGCCTCGCGGAGCTCGCGGCGCCAGTCGCCGGTGTTCTCCAGGAAGGTGACGAAGTTCGCGATGCCGACGACGTCGACGCCGGCGGCCCACAGATCGGGATACTCGGTGAGCGCGGCGAGCACCATGAAGCCGCCGTAGGAGCCGCCCATGGCGACGACGCGATCGGGGTCGACCTCGGGGTGGTCGTGGAGCCACTCGACGCCGGCCTCGACGTCGGCCACCGAGTCCATCCGCTTCTCCACGTCGTCGAGCGCGGCGTACGCCTTGCCGTACCCCGAGGAGCCGCGGACGTTCGGCTCGAAGACGGCGTAGCCGTTGTTCAGCAGGTACTGCTTCACCGAGGCGAACGAGGGACGACGCTGCGACTCGGGGCCGCCGTGGATATCGACGACGACGGGGTAGCCGCCCTCGGGCGGCTCCGTCTCCGGCACGGAGAAGAACGCGGGGATCTCTCGGCCGTCGAAGGTGGGGTAGTGGACGAGCTCGGGCTCGACGAACGTGTCCGGCGGGATCCCGGCGGTCGAGGCCGCGGTCCAGCGCTCCGTCTCGCCGGTCGTCGCGTCGACGACGTAGGCGTTCGCGTTATGGGTGCTCCCGGTCGCGGTGACCGCGAAGCGGTTCCCGTCCGGCCCGAAGCTCACGCCGCCGGCGACGCCCCTCGGGAGGTCCGGGGCCGGGAAGGGATCGATCCGGTCGGGCTCGACGAGCTCGCCGACCGCGAGCTCAGTGTAGCCGTCGACGTTCTCGGAGTAGACGACGCGCCGGGATTCCTCGTGGACCGCCACGCCGTCGACGTTCCAGCCGTCGTCGCCGCCGGGCTTCTCGGGGGCGTCGTTCGACTCGTCGCTCGCCTCGCCGTCGCCCGCCGCGCGCCCGCCGGCCCCGTCCGCGACCACCGAGAACTCCCCGGTCGCGAGGTCGAGCCGCTCTAAGCGGAGCGTGTCGCTGTCGCGGTCGGTGACGAGGTAGAGGCCCTCGCCGTCCGGCCCCCACTCCGGGCTGCCGTACCGGACGTCGCCCTCGTGGGGGGTGTGGTGGGTCAGGTCGCCGCTCGCGACGTCGAGCGTGTACAGGTCGTGGTCGAACGAGGAGTGTGCCTCGTGAACGATCAGCCGGTCGTCGCTCGGCGACCAGCCCGCGACGGAGAGCCAGCCGTCTCCCTCGTACACCAGCTCGGCGTCGTCGCCGGTCGCGTCGCGCTCTTGGACGTACACGTCGAACACGGACTCGTCGCGACGGTTCGAGGCGAACGCGAAGCGGTCGCCCTCGGAGTCCCAGCCGCCCCAGCGGTGCTTCGCCTCGGGGCGCTCGGTGAGGTCGACGATCTCGCCGGACTCGTAGTTGAGCCGGTACAGCTGCGCGCGCTCGTTACCCCCCTCGTCCATCCCGAAGACGGCCTCGGCGCGCTCGGGCGAGGAGTCGACGAACGAGACCGACTCCTCGAAGAACGTGTGTTGCTCGGGCCATCCCAGCGGCTCGCCGAGCGACCACACCTGTCCGGTGCCGGTCGTGTTCAGCAGGAAGGAGAGCCGACCGTCGGGACCCAGGTCCGCCCCGCCGGCGCTGCGCACGTTGAGGTACCGCTCGATGTCGTACCGGTGCATAGGGTCCGGTTCCGGCCGCGGTGGGAAACAGTTTCGGGTGGCGGGGGAACGGTTCCGGACCGCCTCGGTCCCCGATCCCGGCGCGGCGAGCCCCCGCCGCCCCCGCCGCGATGCCGTGTCTTTTTACCCGGGCCCGCCGTCCGGTCGGCGTATGCGCGTCGCGTTCGTCTCGCTTCTCGCCCCGGGTCACGGCGACACGCCGGCCCGGGAGCGGACGCGACGGGTCGCCCGCGGGCTCGCCGCCCGCGGCCACGAGGTCGTCTGGCTCTGCGCGCGCTGGTGGGGCGGCGACCACGACGTCTTCGAGGAGGAGGGGATCGAGTACCGGTCGGTGACGGCGGACCCGTCGCCGACGGCGTTCGCCGCGCGGCTCCCGCTCGCGCTCCGCCGGGTCGATCCCGACGTCGTCCACGCGGTCAACAGCCCGCCGACGCCGGGGCTCGGCGCGACGGTCGCCGGGACGCTGACGCGGACGCCGGTCGTCGTCGACTGGTGGCGGGACCACCCCGCGGACGCCGCCCGCCGCTACCGGATCCTCGCCCGGAGCGCCGATAGGGTGACGACCCCCTCGCGGACGACGAAGACGCGGGTCCGCGAGCACGGCGCCGACGGCGCCGACGTGCGGGTCGTCCCGGAGAGCGTCGACTTCGACCTCGTCGAGTCGGCCGGCGTCGACGACCGGTTCGACGCGGTGTACGCGCGACGGTTGGACCGCCACGCCAACGTCGAGACGTTCCTGCTCGGGCTCGCGGAGCTCCGCGGGCGCGACTGGACCGCCGCCGTCGTCGGCGACGGCCCCGAGCGCGAGCGGATCGAGGCGACAGCGAGCGACCTCCGGATCGACGACCGGGTGTCGTTCCTCGGCGACCTCCCGCGCCGCGAGCGCGTCGAGCTATTTAAGGGAACCCACGTCGTCGCCGCGACGGCGACCTGGGAGACGTTCGCGACGGAGCTGTTGTGGGCGCTCGCGTGCGGCTGCGTCGCCCTCGTCGAGTACCAGGCGGACTCCAGCGCCCACGAGCTGGTGGAAGGCCGCGAGCGCGGCCGCCTCGTCACGAGCCCGGCCGAGCTCGCGGACGAGTTCGTCGCAGTCGGCGACCTCGAGCGCAAGCCGATCGAGCGCGACTTCGCGAGCTACGACCACGGTGCGGTGTTAGACCGGTACGTCGAGGCGTACCGGGGGCTCCTCGGCGAGTGAGAAAAAACGCCGAACGCCGACTACTCCTCGTCGCCGGTGATCGTCCCGCCGTACTTCATGAAGACGAACGCCAGCCCGAGCGTGCTCACCATCGCGATGAACGTCGCGACGCCGAGCGCGCGGGCGCCCTGCGGGACGAAGACGGCGTTCGAGCCGCCGCCGCCGCCGGTCGACTCGGTCTCGACGTCCCCGCCGACGGCGAGCCCCCCGTGCATGCCCACGGAGGTGTGGGGGACGCAGTGGTAGTGAGTGATGCCGGCGTCCTCCTCGGTCACCTCGTACTCGTAGGTCGCCCCCTCCTCGCCGACCGGGTCGCCGCTGTCGAGGCTCGCCGGGCCGCCGCCCTCGACGGTCTGGACGTTGTGGGCGCCGCCGCTTCCGGTCCACTCCCAAGTGATCGTGGTGCCGGTGTCGACCCACAGCAGGGTCGGGTCGAAGGCGAGCCCGCTGTCGCCCGCGCCGACCTGGACGGTCACCTCGCTCTCGCCGCGGGCGTCCTGGTACGACCCGACGTTCCCGCTGCTGGCCCCGCTCGGCCAGACCGGCTGTTCCTCCTGTGCCGCCGCGGTCCCCGCCGTCGCCGTCGCCGCCCCGGCGGCAGCGGTCGCGCCGCCCGCGGTCCGCATGAACGCGCGCCGGGAGACGTCGTCCGAGCTCATACCACCCGGTTCGTGACGGGTTGTAGTGAATATGTTGATCCGGGCGCGAGCGGCGTCGGCGTCTCGCCCGGCGGCGAGGGCCGGCGGCGAGGACCGACGTGTCGCCGACGGGCGTATAAAAACGGCGCCCGTAACTCCCGCATGAGCTACCCGGTCACCTACTACTGCCCGCACTGCGGGACCCTCGTCGAGCTGGAGCGCGACGGCTACCTCGCGGACAAGGCGGTGACGCCGTACCCCCTCGAGGGCTGGACGTACGTCGCCCCCGCGGAGTCGTTCGAGGACGAAGACGACGTCGACGGCGTGAGGTTCGTCTGCGGCGAGAGCGACGGCGTCGTCTGGGACCCGCGCGACGGGGTGCGCGGGACCGACGTCGGCGGGGACCGCGACGGCGACGGTGACGGCGGCGGGGAGGTCGACGGCGACGACCCCGGCTGCGGCGAGCCGTTCTACCTCTCGTTCGTCCGATACGACGAGGGGCGCGAGGTCGACCCGCGCGCCGAGAGCGAGTTGGTCGAGATCGACCCCGACCCGCGGCCGAGCGGTCCGCGAGGACCGAGCGGACCGAGCGGGATCGGGGACGCCGGCGACTCCGACGGCGGCTTCTGGTAGCGCGACGCCGCGATCCGGTCCTCGACATCAGTCTGTCATTATCGACCGTACAATTATCCCCG
Above is a window of Halorubrum depositum DNA encoding:
- a CDS encoding plastocyanin/azurin family copper-binding protein → MQRRRFLRRVGAAGVGTGATAALAGCAGVGGDPGYDVGMLASAYRPAELTVSVGDTVVWENTSSRAHTVTAYEAAIPDAADYFASGGYDDEETAREAWASDFGGGLESGDRYSHTFEVAGRYDYVCIPHETGGMYATVFVEE
- the truD gene encoding tRNA pseudouridine(13) synthase TruD, which gives rise to MAPEHALREAHPTERAVGMDYYVSDADGIGGRLRESPEDFRVRELEAFDPEPLGADRGSYPELVVRVTLRDWDTNDFARRISDALGISRERVSWAGTKDKRAVTTQLFTLREVDPDDLPAIRGADIEPLGRAGRRLSFGDLAGNAFEIRVADAVAEAPERVAETVRDLRAFAGDEGDASDTEDAPAEATVGVPNYFGQQRFGSRRPVTHVVGLAIARNDPREAVRLYAGNPAETEPDDTRAARDRVDAAFGVDPDAAGGAAEEGLAGDVAAGVDDAERSAADGTGDGDWGACLDAIPGKLRFERSMVHRLADRGVAPDAPPDDGDWWHALEAVPSNLQRLFVNAAQSFLFNRILSERLRRGLPFDRPVAGDVVCFADGDAPDELYAPDTDRLQRVDADRVSVVSRHCERGRAFVTAPLVGTETELGDGEPGEIEREVLTDAGIEPGDFALPGDFDSAGTRRAILLRTDLDASVADGDPRFAFALPSGSYATVLLREFTKREPLDL
- a CDS encoding bacteriorhodopsin; the protein is MTQADAFQAIRDDALLSASLWINIALAGLSILLFVYMGRNVDDPRAQLIFVATLMVPLVSISSYTGLVSGLTVSFLEMPAGHALAGQEVLTPWGRYLTWALSTPMILIALGLLAGSNLTKLFTAVVADVGMCVTGLAAALTTSSYMLRWVWYAISCAFFAVVLYILLAEWAEDAEVAGTAEIFNTLKVLTVVLWLGYPIFWALGAEGFAVLDVAVTSWAYSGMDIVAKYLFAFLLLRWVVDNERTVAKMASGLGSASGGASPADD
- a CDS encoding heavy metal translocating P-type ATPase, whose translation is MAADCTLCELPTDGVDVTDDAGNEFCCPGCRDVYAALGDADVDADAVRERRRADEGDGESADEGSRTDVPPDHEATFLEVDGMHCATCEAFIEAVATRTEGVSDASASYVTDTVRIDHDPGSVSTDDLSEAVSGLGYSAYPRDDAFSRRQADNMATARLAAGVMVGMAVMLQYIVIIYPTYFAFPFYNERTLEYLNQAMSSTSGTYFFIVIAALTTVVLFFTGKPILRGAYVSAKTRSPNMDLLVAIAAVSAYVYSTLAVIFVESPSIYYDVTVAIIVIVTVGNGYEDSIKKRATELLSDLTAVQVDSARRLTAGGDAPDAAAAETEEVAIDALEPDDRLLVRAGERVPVDGAVVAGDAAVDESVVTGESMPVRKTAGDDVVGGSVVADGSLTVAVGPDASSSLDRVAELVWDLQSGNHGVQKLADRLATVFVPVVLAVAIVAAAANLALGNGVTEAMLVGLTVLIVSCPCALGLATPLAVAAGIRDALERSIVIFDDTVFERVRDAETVVFDKTGTLTTGEMELIAADVDDDLLRLAAALEERSAHPVGRAIAAARASGGSRGEPDASPATAAVADGGTAESTAAADEPAGAGGGDAGNATDALAVADFESHARGVSGTVDGTDVVVGHPALFDERGWTVPDEIRRAVTEARDVGRVPVAVGRDGAAEGVVVVGDELREGWEETVTALDDSGVDVVVLTGDDERAATVFEEHEAVASVFAGVPPEGKAETIERLKASGLTVMVGDGTNDAPALAAADLGIALGGGTAMAADAADVAIVDDDLGSVATVFELSRAAGRRVKGNIGWAFLYNAVAIPLAVTGLLNPLFAAVAMGTSSLLVVTNSSRALLDDD
- the pth2 gene encoding peptidyl-tRNA hydrolase Pth2, with protein sequence MKQAIVARTDIGMGEGKLAAQVAHASLSAYQDAGRRARKKWQGEGQKKVVLKGDSESQLFELADKADKEGLPYAIVRDAGHTQLEPGTVTALAVGPARDDSVDRVTGDLSLY
- a CDS encoding sulfite exporter TauE/SafE family protein, with protein sequence MDISTLLGTDVLLFLAIGLLGGAHCIGMCGPLVTVYAGRMREGGGRTDGGAASGGTGGAASAASDRRGSHLTTYEVRQHALFNLGRAASYATIGTALGALGGVVLVTTATLTGAAEVVRGVVGLGVGAAVILVGVRYALGGATGGVHLPGLERVTGWLTGHVDRLANGPGIVALGTVHGLLPCPILYPAYLYAFASGSAVSGGIALAALGVGTMPAVFLYGTVIEGVDAVHRRRIHRLLGVAFVALGYVLFAHGLMSVGIHVPHPRLPFWNPLDAGMGGM
- a CDS encoding aldo/keto reductase, which translates into the protein MPVLGLGTWENDEPAQCTESVTTALETGYRHIDTAQIYGNEAAVGDGIAAADVDRDDVFLATKVWIDQLAPEDVVASTRESLEKLGTDYVDLLYVHWPAGAYDPAETLPAFAELRDDGLIDRIGVSNFEPHHLDAATDALGEAPFANQVEMHPLLRQEELREYADANGVELVAYSPLARGNVLDDPAITHIAEKHGVSAAQVSLAWLREKGVTAIPKATGEDHIADNWASLGLDLDDEDVEEIDTLGRTDRQLNPDFGPDWE